From one Stigmatopora nigra isolate UIUO_SnigA chromosome 8, RoL_Snig_1.1, whole genome shotgun sequence genomic stretch:
- the sertad3 gene encoding SERTA domain-containing protein 3: MIMKTQKRKLQPEPPSEEPPCGAGGGGAVVAWEKQREFVFSVSLRKYRRDQEMPEPSLRRSVLISNTLRQVEACLASPSAPPPEENQSPAPAKQQRVAEAEDWASLSTEPDFGVAPAVSSILGGLEPEPRAALRSLENIRSHPEPNAPRPKQHVRGVAGQDLMEWEAGVEAARSSYLRDVTAEDMFQDIDTSQLEAEVAVLGLRGEESPCRGAKGLPSFSSFSSPTSSLKDGLDLEHLVTMLAES, from the coding sequence ATGATCATGAAGACGCAAAAACGCAAGCTCCAGCCGGAACCTCCGAGCGAGGAGCCTCCGTGCGGCGCTGGTGGTGGCGGCGCCGTCGTGGCGTGGGAGAAACAGCGGGAATTTGTCTTCAGCGTCTCCCTGCGCAAATACCGCCGGGACCAGGAGATGCCGGAGCCCAGCTTACGGAGGTCGGTCCTCATTAGCAACACCCTACGGCAGGTAGAAGCATGCCTGGCGTCACCATCGGCGCCGCCGCCGGAGGAGAACCAATCGCCCGCTCCCGCCAAGCAGCAACGCGTGGCGGAAGCCGAGGACTGGGCGTCGCTGTCGACTGAACCCGATTTCGGCGTCGCGCCCGCTGTCTCGTCCATCCTCGGCGGGTTGGAGCCCGAGCCAAGGGCGGCGTTGCGTTCCTTGGAGAACATCCGATCCCATCCGGAGCCAAACGCACCGCGGCCGAAGCAGCACGTCCGGGGTGTGGCCGGCCAGGACCTGATGGAGTGGGAGGCGGGCGTGGAGGCGGCACGCTCCAGCTACCTCAGGGACGTGACGGCAGAGGACATGTTCCAGGACATAGACACGTCCCAGTTGGAGGCGGAGGTGGCCGTCCTGGGCCTGCGGGGCGAGGAGTCGCCCTGCCGTGGAGCCAAGGGCCTGCCGTCCTTCTCATCATTCAGCTCGCCGACCAGCTCCCTCAAGGACGGTTTGGACCTGGAGCACCTGGTGACCATGCTAGCCGAATCTTGA
- the kcnk6 gene encoding potassium channel subfamily K member 6, protein MHPLGRSWLLLCGFILFYVVYLLFGGLVFSSLERPVEDRLRRDVDALKQRFLNQSCVSAAALEHFVAQLLAANRYGVAATGNASDEPSNWDLTSAMFFANTLVTTVGYGHTTPLSVSGKIFSIAYALVGVPFTMLVLTACVQRLMHPLVAAPLGQLGRCGLNPRPAAGVHFLALLALVLLFLFAAPAAVFSAVEHGWSFLDGFYFCFISLCTIGLGDLVPATGPKQEFKQVYQVAVMAYLFLGLMMMYLLLRTFHKMADLHGLTAYLQLPRCEVPELADDRRPIAANSDGRKRLSYNSVGGDR, encoded by the exons ATGCATCCCCTGGGGAGGTCGTGGCTGCTCCTCTGCGGCTTCATTCTCTTCTACGTCGTCTACCTCCTCTTCGGTGGTCTGGTCTTCTCCAGTTTGGAGCGGCCCGTCGAGGATCGGCTCCGCCGGGACGTGGACGCCCTAAAGCAGCGTTTTCTCAACCAGAGCTGCGTGTCCGCCGCCGCCCTGGAGCATTTCGTCGCTCAGTTGTTGGCTGCCAACAGGTACGGCGTGGCGGCCACCGGGAACGCTTCCGATGAGCCGTCTAATTGGGACTTGACCTCGGCCATGTTCTTCGCCAACACGCTGGTCACCACCGTGG GTTATGGCCACACCACGCCGCTTTCCGTGTCGGGCAAGATCTTCTCCATCGCGTACGCTTTGGTGGGTGTCCCCTTCACCATGCTGGTCCTGACGGCCTGCGTGCAGAGGCTGATGCACCCCCTGGTGGCGGCGCCTTTGGGGCAACTCGGGCGTTGCGGCCTGAACCCCCGCCCGGCGGCCGGCGTGCACTTCTTGGCCCTGCTGGCGCTGGTGCTGCTGTTTCTGTTCGCCGCGCCGGCGGCCGTCTTCAGTGCCGTGGAGCACGGCTGGTCTTTCCTGGATGGCTTTTACTTCTGCTTCATCTCGCTGTGCACCATCGGACTCGGGGACCTGGTGCCCGCCACCGGGCCCAAGCAGGAGTTCAAGCAAGTCTACCAAGTGGCCGTCATGG CCTACTTGTTCCTGGGCCTGATGATGATGTACTTGCTGCTGCGTACTTTTCACAAAATGGCCGACCTGCACGGCCTCACCGCGTACCTGCAGCTGCCACGCTGCGAGGTGCCGGAGCTGGCCGATGACCGCCGACCAATCGCGGCGAACAGCGATGGGCGGAAGCGCTTATCGTACAACTCGGTGGGTGGCGACCGGTGA
- the LOC144200404 gene encoding uncharacterized protein LOC144200404, translating into MRLTWSTMLQHNNNNNHHHPCLKASPHEAPLKRPPRPLPGKLELGLGDLPLIRGLRAWVLCSKNRQKADGRAPATPPAARRTSCARPADVRFGGGDWASGYGLPNAGVGAGVGALVTVATLQTSEGAGKTQTRCLFLRNDKGTCLYSTSGGTGGPGGWPRGKPAPGRREPSALQPQTAAGRVRLRSGRRWRKSGHPGAWDKRPSDEDIAREQDKVRPVPKGGSSRKQPGPKGLQNPSDVDSPGKETVLDEDVTVKREEPEQKRQPLESQKGSNQDKRPQEVPDTECQDFQSPKERTANVRTPFDDITPTGWRDEARRPAGGTTEQAGGHLGTPDADPQSEKKPSLEFSGGKSLEGNPEADGMPEELLRQSMGRGAGARLRIPAPGSPPSGTMATGQQRVGVQEEEEKVRRDDKEQEEDDFGGFVQADDGEDGVPEDLLLSETAASEAWPDWEPGWTESPDAWATFPRDEARDWAGRWWPQEEESDEGNVVDGELARMFTSAFPSPPTSATNPSDDVVPTLTQLLAESGGREQRLLDVFRDVSKMSVRRYKRGRGVSPSLLLSSLGVCE; encoded by the exons ATGAGGCTGACGTGGAGCACCATGTTgcagcacaacaacaacaacaaccaccaccacccgTGCCTGAAGGCGTCCCCCCACGAGGCCCCCCTCAAGCGCCCTCCCCGGCCCCTCCCCGGCAAGTTGGAGCTGGGCCTGGGGGACCTGCCCCTCATCCGGGGCCTGAGGGCCTGGGTGCTGTGCTCCAAGAATCGCCAGAAGGCCGACGGACGGGCGCCCGCCACGCCGCCCGCCGCCCGGAGGACGTCCTGTGCCAGACCGGCCGATGTGCGCTTTGGAGGGGGGGACTGGGCTTCGGGCTACGGTCTCCCCAACGCCGGGGTGGGCGCCGGGGTGGGCGCCCTGGTGACGGTGGCCACGCTCCAGACGTCGGAAGGCGCCGGCAAGACTCAGACCCGCTGTCTCTTCCTGCGCAACGACAAAGGAACGTGTTTGTACTCCACGTCCGGTGGGACGGGTGGGCCGGGGGGGTGGCCCAGGGGGAAGCCGGCCCCGGGACGACGGGAACCGTCCGCCCTGCAACCGCAAACGGCGGCCGGTCGAGTTCGTCTGCGCTCGGGTCGGAGGTGGAGGAAGTCTGGCCACCCCGGGGCCTGGGACAAAAGACCATCGGATGAGGATATTGCACGGGAACAGGACAAAGTGCGCCCTGTTCCCAAAGGGGGGTCCTCGAGGAAGCAGCCAGGACCCAAGGGTCTACAGAATCCATCCGACGTGGACAGTCCCGGCAAGGAAACCGTTCTCGATGAGGATGTCACCGTCAAACGGGAGGAACCAGAGCAGAAACGACAACCACTAGAGAGTCAAAAGGGATCCAATCAAGACAAAAGGCCTCAGGAAGTCCCAGACACTGAATGTCAAGACTTCCAGAGCCCAAAAGAGAGAACGGCCAACGTCCGGACGCCTTTTGATGACATCACCCCCACCGGTTGGCGCGACGAGGCCCGTCGTCCTGCGGGGGGCACCACCGAGCAAGCGGGAGGCCATCTCGGGACTCCAGACGCCGACCCGCAGTCGGAGAAAAAGCCCAGCCTGGAATTTTCTGGTGGGAAAAGCTTGGAAGGGAACCCAGAAGCGGATGGGATGCCAGAAGAGCTCCTACGTCAAAGTATGGGAAGGGGAGCGGGCGCCCGCCTGCGCATTCCCGCCCCCGGCTCGCCCCCGTCGGGCACCATGGCGACCGGTCAGCAACGCGTCGGggtacaagaagaagaagagaaagtgCGTCGGGACGATAAAGAGCAAGAAGAGGATGATTTTGGAGGATTTGTGCAAGCGGACGACGGAGAAGACGGAGTTCCAGAGGACCTTCTACTTTCGGAAACAGCAG CGTCGGAGGCCTGGCCCGACTGGGAGCCCGGTTGGACGGAAAGCCCGGACGCCTGGGCGACCTTTCCCCGGGACGAGGCCCGCGATTGGGCGGGACGCTGGTGGCCACAGGAGGAGGAGAGCGACGAAGGCAACGTGGTCGATGGGGAACTT gcacgTATGTTCACCTCGGCCTTCCCTTCGCCGCCCACGTCGGCGACCAATCCCTCGGACGACGTGGTTCCCACATTGACGCAGCTTCTTGCGGAAAGTGGCGGACGGGAGCAAAG ACTCTTGGACGTCTTCCGTGACGTCAGCAAAATGTCCGTCCGTCGATACAAGCGAGGACGTGGCGTGTCCCCGAGTCTCCTGCTGAGTTCCTTGGGCGTGTGCGAGTGA